One window from the genome of Amycolatopsis sp. NBC_01480 encodes:
- the ggt gene encoding gamma-glutamyltransferase, translated as MRTSRNFRAAVSIGLVAGLALVSAAAPGSAQPARPLPAKQPVAEGSGGAVVSDTAESTQAGIDVLRRGGTAADAAVAVASTLGVTDPYVAGLGGGGYFVYYDAKTKKISTIDGREATPAADSPTMFIDPATGKPYAFETAVESGRSVGVPGMLATWERALQRWGRFSLADNLRPAEEVADRGFVVNPAFAQQTQQNAQKLGHFSSSAQLFLPGGKAPAVGSVMRNPDLAATYRQIARQGTGAFYGGSIGRDVVGTAQNPPLAPNAPIQKITGPMQLSDLKAYQALDGTPTHINYRGYDVYSMAPSSSGGITVGESLNILGNYDLAHMDRVQALHHYLESSRLAFADRNRYIGDARYVNVPQQQLLSKSFAATRACQIDPAKAGKSPVAPGDPYSTTGGCKTVPAASSDSNEQHTNHFVVSDRWGNVVSYTNTIEQSAGSGITVPGRGFLLNNELTDFNFAPTQGTAPDPNLPAGGKRPRSSMSPTIVLQDGKPFLAVGSPGGATIITTVLQVLVNRLDLGMTLPQAIAAPRASQRNAATSDAEPAFIAQSTTAGLQALGQSFTDVGSIGVAAGLEFLPHGRILAAGEPSRRGGTAAAVVSRH; from the coding sequence ATGCGTACCAGCAGGAACTTCAGAGCCGCGGTGTCGATCGGCCTGGTCGCCGGTCTTGCCCTGGTCTCGGCCGCGGCGCCGGGGTCGGCGCAGCCCGCGCGGCCGCTGCCCGCCAAGCAGCCGGTCGCCGAGGGGTCGGGCGGCGCGGTCGTGTCCGACACCGCCGAGTCGACGCAGGCCGGCATCGACGTCCTGCGCCGGGGCGGCACTGCCGCGGACGCCGCCGTCGCGGTGGCGTCCACGCTCGGCGTCACCGATCCGTACGTGGCCGGGCTGGGCGGTGGCGGCTACTTCGTCTACTACGACGCCAAGACGAAGAAGATCTCCACCATCGACGGCCGTGAGGCCACTCCCGCCGCCGACAGCCCGACGATGTTCATCGACCCGGCCACCGGCAAGCCGTACGCCTTCGAGACCGCCGTGGAGAGCGGCCGCTCGGTCGGCGTGCCCGGCATGCTCGCGACCTGGGAGCGCGCCCTGCAGCGGTGGGGCCGGTTCAGCCTCGCCGACAACCTGCGCCCCGCCGAGGAGGTCGCCGACCGCGGCTTCGTGGTCAACCCCGCCTTCGCCCAGCAGACGCAGCAGAACGCGCAGAAGCTCGGGCACTTCAGCTCCAGCGCGCAGCTGTTCCTGCCCGGTGGCAAGGCCCCGGCGGTCGGCTCCGTGATGCGCAACCCCGACCTCGCCGCCACCTACCGGCAGATCGCCCGCCAGGGCACCGGCGCGTTCTACGGCGGCTCGATCGGCCGTGACGTGGTGGGCACCGCGCAGAACCCGCCGCTGGCGCCGAACGCCCCGATCCAGAAGATCACCGGGCCGATGCAGCTGTCGGACCTCAAGGCGTACCAAGCGCTCGACGGGACGCCGACGCACATCAACTACCGCGGTTACGACGTCTACAGCATGGCGCCGTCGTCCAGCGGCGGCATCACCGTCGGGGAGTCGCTCAACATCCTCGGCAACTACGACCTCGCGCACATGGACCGGGTCCAGGCCCTGCACCACTACCTGGAGTCCAGCCGGCTCGCCTTCGCCGACCGTAACCGCTACATCGGCGACGCGCGTTACGTGAACGTTCCGCAGCAGCAGTTGCTCTCGAAGTCCTTCGCGGCGACCCGGGCCTGCCAGATCGACCCGGCCAAGGCGGGCAAGAGCCCCGTCGCCCCCGGTGACCCGTACTCGACGACCGGTGGCTGCAAGACCGTGCCCGCCGCGTCATCGGACAGCAACGAGCAGCACACCAACCACTTCGTGGTGTCCGACCGCTGGGGCAACGTCGTGTCGTACACGAACACGATCGAGCAGTCGGCCGGCAGCGGCATCACCGTGCCGGGCCGCGGGTTCCTGCTCAACAACGAGCTGACCGACTTCAACTTCGCCCCGACGCAGGGCACCGCGCCCGACCCCAACCTGCCCGCGGGCGGGAAGCGGCCGCGCTCGAGCATGTCGCCCACGATCGTGCTGCAGGACGGGAAGCCGTTCCTGGCCGTCGGCTCGCCGGGTGGCGCGACCATCATCACCACGGTGCTGCAGGTGCTGGTCAACCGGCTCGACCTCGGCATGACCCTGCCGCAGGCGATCGCCGCGCCCCGCGCCTCCCAGCGCAACGCCGCGACCAGCGACGCCGAACCGGCGTTCATCGCCCAATCCACGACGGCGGGGCTGCAGGCCCTCGGCCAGAGCTTCACCGACGTCGGCAGCATCGGCGTCGCGGCCGGCCTGGAATTCCTGCCCCACGGCCGGATCCTCGCGGCAGGCGAGCCCTCCCGCCGCGGCGGCACGGCAGCGGCGGTGGTCTCCCGGCACTGA
- a CDS encoding DUF3558 family protein produces the protein MLGARPAAAPPPTSTVDPLDLSAFRDAPCGLPGDAELARFFLAVPGRLTPAAALTECEWASANPRAPRYQAAVDLNSGGLPGLRRRTPFAPDGPAAIHGYPAGHVAAGRTAGWCTVDVGVAPDTVLQVSVTIPAPGVLSDDPCTDADQFAGAIIGFQGHRAP, from the coding sequence ATGCTCGGCGCCCGCCCCGCGGCGGCGCCACCGCCGACGTCCACTGTGGACCCGCTCGACCTGTCCGCCTTCCGGGACGCGCCGTGCGGCCTCCCCGGCGACGCGGAACTCGCCCGTTTCTTCCTGGCCGTGCCCGGGCGCCTCACCCCGGCAGCCGCTCTCACCGAATGCGAATGGGCTTCGGCCAATCCGCGGGCCCCTCGCTACCAGGCCGCCGTCGACCTGAATTCCGGCGGCCTCCCCGGTTTACGGCGCCGGACGCCGTTCGCGCCGGACGGCCCGGCCGCCATCCACGGCTACCCGGCGGGCCACGTGGCGGCGGGCCGGACGGCCGGCTGGTGCACAGTGGACGTCGGGGTCGCGCCGGACACCGTGCTCCAGGTGAGCGTCACCATCCCCGCCCCGGGCGTCCTTTCGGACGACCCGTGCACCGACGCCGACCAGTTCGCCGGCGCCATCATCGGCTTCCAGGGCCACCGGGCGCCGTGA
- a CDS encoding SRPBCC domain-containing protein, which produces MATLKKSIRIAAPPTEVHRALTDPAALRVWLAEHAEADSGQFRFWGRFTPNGEAPHQKLLHVDESSLRFEWDLDGVTTTVDIGLTAEPAGSTLLTLTQTEVIGWPEALSTPGDRSLMHTYWALALVNLADHAEGREPVALCDFTSSVLRDEIVINADRLAVYESLTEPEQFSRWFGAKVEAELRPGGRWAMGGFEANNTPAHIVDLQPGRSMTVDWGEMVQSWELDDSAGRTRLTFVHSGFDEARPPYDGWLGALAGLAELRRFHEVENWRTRWVEVGLDGIPDGLLTVD; this is translated from the coding sequence ATGGCCACGTTGAAGAAGAGCATCCGGATCGCCGCCCCGCCCACCGAGGTGCACCGCGCGCTCACCGACCCGGCGGCGCTGCGGGTCTGGCTCGCCGAGCACGCCGAGGCCGACTCCGGCCAGTTCCGGTTCTGGGGCCGCTTCACCCCGAACGGCGAGGCGCCACACCAAAAACTGCTGCACGTCGATGAAAGCTCGCTGCGCTTCGAGTGGGACCTCGACGGCGTCACCACCACCGTCGACATCGGACTGACCGCCGAGCCGGCCGGGTCCACTCTCCTGACGCTCACCCAGACCGAGGTGATCGGCTGGCCCGAAGCGCTGAGCACCCCCGGCGACCGCAGCCTGATGCACACCTACTGGGCGCTGGCCCTGGTCAACCTGGCTGACCACGCCGAAGGGCGGGAGCCGGTCGCGCTGTGCGACTTCACCAGCTCGGTGCTGCGCGACGAGATCGTGATCAACGCCGATCGGCTCGCGGTCTACGAGTCGCTGACCGAGCCGGAGCAGTTCTCGCGGTGGTTCGGCGCGAAGGTCGAGGCCGAGCTGCGCCCGGGCGGCCGCTGGGCGATGGGCGGGTTCGAGGCGAACAACACCCCAGCGCACATCGTCGACCTCCAGCCGGGCCGTTCGATGACGGTCGACTGGGGCGAGATGGTCCAGTCCTGGGAGCTGGACGACTCGGCGGGGCGCACCCGGCTGACGTTCGTCCACAGTGGATTCGACGAGGCCCGGCCGCCGTACGACGGCTGGCTCGGCGCGCTCGCCGGCCTGGCCGAACTGCGCCGCTTCCACGAGGTCGAGAACTGGCGGACGAGGTGGGTCGAGGTCGGCCTCGACGGGATTCCCGACGGCCTGCTGACCGTCGACTAG
- a CDS encoding helix-turn-helix domain-containing protein, translating to MRDLLYLERVEQAETLLKPQRIEVLRQLAEPRSCTEVAARLDQTQQRVYYHVKRLVEQGLVTRVDERRVRGINEGVYQATARAYWLSPRLVGRIGRRQHRDEASLGYLLDLMEEVQSDVAALHVQAAQRAVEPEKQEPDLPSLGVSGAIRVRPDRRPEFMADLKSALQDLFTKYGGAEGDAFKLAVACYPDRPHNEDDSSSPGED from the coding sequence ATGAGAGACCTCCTCTACCTGGAGCGCGTCGAGCAGGCCGAGACGCTCCTCAAGCCGCAGCGCATCGAGGTGTTGCGGCAGCTGGCCGAGCCGCGGTCCTGTACTGAGGTCGCCGCTCGGCTGGATCAGACGCAGCAGCGCGTCTACTACCACGTCAAACGGCTCGTCGAGCAGGGACTGGTCACCCGGGTCGACGAGCGGCGGGTGCGCGGGATCAACGAGGGCGTGTACCAGGCCACCGCGCGGGCCTACTGGCTTTCCCCCCGCCTGGTCGGGCGGATCGGCCGGCGTCAGCACCGGGACGAGGCCAGCCTCGGCTACCTGCTCGACCTGATGGAAGAGGTCCAGTCCGACGTCGCCGCGCTCCACGTACAAGCGGCCCAGCGAGCCGTCGAGCCGGAAAAGCAAGAGCCCGACCTGCCGTCGCTCGGGGTCTCCGGCGCGATCCGGGTGCGGCCGGACCGGCGGCCCGAGTTCATGGCCGACCTCAAGTCCGCTCTGCAGGACCTCTTCACCAAGTACGGCGGTGCCGAAGGCGACGCGTTCAAACTCGCCGTCGCCTGCTACCCCGACCGCCCCCACAACGAGGACGACTCAAGCTCACCGGGAGAAGACTGA
- a CDS encoding M4 family metallopeptidase has protein sequence MNKLRRLTVLGSTGVLAAALAVTPTAQAQPAAPAAAAQTADAMAVSAAAGLVASRPAALHASADDVFVPHTVISSTNGLKYVPYDRTYRGLPVVGGDFVVATDSTGQVVGTSVAQDATINLPSTTPSVPKAQAEATARQQVPTVDSVGAAHLVTYALGTPRLAWESTVVGRDAEGPSRLDVVVDAATGKVLHTQQHVLHGDGNSAWNGPNPVPLNTTQSGSTYSLKDPTLTNVSCQDAANNTTFTKSSDHWGNGDATSRETGCVDALFAVQTENKMLTQWLGRNSFDGNGGGWPIRVGLADENAYYDGSQVQIGHNTANQWIGSIDVAAHEHGHGIDDHTPGGISGNGTQEFVADVFGASTEWFANEPSPYDVPDFLVGEQVNLVGSGPIRNMYNPSALGDKNCYDSSVPGGEVHASAGPGNHWFYLLAEGTNPTNGQPTSPTCNSSTITGLGVQDAVKIFYNAMLLKTTASSYLKYRTWTLTAAKNLFPGSCTQFNTVKAAWAAISVPAQSGDPTCSATGTVTVSSPGNQSTATGTAVNLPLTASGGTAPYTWSATGLPAGLSINASTGTISGTATTAGTSNVTVTAKDSAAHSGTATFSWTVGTSTGCSGQKLVNPGFESGATGWTASSGVIAQNGTQQPAHGGTWNAWLDGYGQSHTDTLAQSVSIPAGCHATLTYSLHIDTAETGSTAYDKLTVAGGSTTLASYSNVDQVSGYATKTVDVSSFAGQTLALKFTGVEDASLQTSFVLDDLAVTLS, from the coding sequence ATGAACAAACTGAGACGTTTGACCGTTCTCGGTTCGACCGGTGTCCTGGCGGCCGCGCTGGCCGTCACTCCGACTGCCCAGGCGCAGCCGGCGGCGCCCGCCGCCGCCGCGCAGACCGCCGACGCGATGGCCGTCAGCGCCGCGGCCGGGCTGGTGGCCTCCCGGCCGGCCGCCCTGCACGCCAGCGCGGACGACGTTTTCGTGCCGCACACCGTGATTTCCTCCACCAACGGGCTCAAGTACGTCCCGTACGACCGGACCTACCGGGGCCTGCCCGTCGTCGGCGGTGACTTCGTCGTCGCCACCGACTCGACCGGCCAGGTCGTCGGCACCTCGGTCGCGCAGGACGCCACCATCAACCTGCCGAGCACCACCCCGTCGGTGCCCAAGGCGCAGGCCGAGGCGACCGCCCGGCAGCAGGTGCCCACAGTGGACAGTGTCGGCGCCGCGCACCTGGTCACCTACGCGCTGGGCACGCCCCGGCTCGCCTGGGAGAGCACCGTCGTCGGCCGTGACGCCGAGGGCCCGAGCCGCCTCGACGTGGTTGTCGACGCCGCCACCGGCAAGGTCCTGCACACCCAGCAGCACGTCCTGCACGGCGACGGGAACAGCGCGTGGAACGGGCCGAACCCGGTTCCCCTGAACACCACGCAATCGGGCTCCACGTACAGCCTCAAGGACCCCACGCTGACCAATGTCAGCTGCCAGGACGCCGCGAACAACACGACCTTCACCAAGTCCAGCGACCACTGGGGCAACGGCGACGCCACCAGCCGTGAGACCGGCTGCGTCGACGCGCTGTTCGCCGTGCAGACCGAGAACAAGATGCTGACGCAATGGCTGGGGCGCAACAGCTTCGACGGCAACGGCGGCGGCTGGCCGATCCGCGTCGGCCTGGCCGACGAGAACGCCTACTACGACGGGTCCCAGGTCCAGATCGGGCACAACACCGCGAACCAGTGGATCGGCTCGATCGACGTCGCCGCGCACGAGCACGGGCACGGCATCGACGACCACACCCCGGGCGGCATCTCCGGCAACGGCACCCAGGAGTTCGTCGCCGACGTCTTCGGCGCTTCGACCGAGTGGTTCGCCAACGAGCCCTCGCCCTACGACGTGCCGGACTTCCTCGTCGGCGAGCAGGTCAACCTCGTCGGCAGCGGCCCGATCCGCAACATGTACAACCCGTCCGCGCTCGGGGACAAGAACTGCTACGACAGCTCCGTTCCGGGCGGTGAGGTGCACGCCTCGGCCGGCCCCGGCAACCACTGGTTCTACCTGCTGGCCGAAGGCACCAACCCGACCAACGGGCAGCCGACCAGCCCCACCTGCAACAGCTCCACGATCACCGGCCTCGGGGTGCAGGACGCGGTCAAGATCTTCTACAACGCGATGCTGCTGAAGACCACGGCGAGCTCGTACCTGAAGTACCGCACCTGGACGCTGACCGCGGCGAAGAACCTGTTCCCGGGCAGCTGCACCCAGTTCAACACCGTGAAGGCGGCGTGGGCCGCGATCAGCGTGCCGGCGCAGTCGGGTGACCCGACGTGCAGCGCGACCGGCACGGTCACGGTGTCCAGCCCGGGCAACCAGTCCACGGCGACCGGCACCGCGGTCAACCTGCCGCTGACCGCCAGCGGCGGCACCGCGCCGTACACCTGGTCCGCGACCGGCCTGCCCGCCGGCCTGTCGATCAACGCCTCCACCGGCACCATCTCGGGCACCGCGACCACGGCGGGCACGTCGAACGTCACGGTGACCGCGAAGGACAGCGCGGCCCACAGCGGGACCGCGACGTTCAGCTGGACGGTCGGCACCTCCACCGGCTGCTCCGGCCAGAAGCTGGTCAACCCCGGCTTCGAATCCGGTGCCACCGGCTGGACGGCGTCCAGCGGCGTGATCGCGCAGAACGGCACCCAGCAGCCCGCCCACGGCGGCACCTGGAACGCCTGGCTCGACGGTTACGGCCAGTCGCACACCGACACGCTCGCCCAGTCGGTGAGCATCCCGGCCGGCTGCCACGCCACGCTGACGTACTCGCTGCACATCGACACCGCCGAGACGGGGTCGACCGCCTACGACAAGCTCACCGTCGCCGGCGGCAGCACCACCCTGGCCAGCTACTCGAACGTCGACCAGGTCAGCGGCTACGCCACGAAGACCGTTGACGTGTCGTCGTTCGCCGGCCAGACACTCGCCCTCAAGTTCACCGGCGTGGAGGACGCGTCCCTGCAGACGTCCTTCGTCCTCGACGACCTGGCGGTGACCCTGAGCTGA
- a CDS encoding nitroreductase family deazaflavin-dependent oxidoreductase has protein sequence MADEKAELSPTGWVQDQTKTILETGTTEGLQVAGSPIVLLTLRGAKSGKLRYTPVMRVEHEGSYAVVASKGGADEHPVWYYNIKAHPEFPLQDGTVTKDYVAREVEGEERAAWWERSVAAYPPYADYQKKTDRQIPVFVLEPKA, from the coding sequence ATGGCCGATGAGAAAGCGGAGCTCAGCCCCACGGGCTGGGTTCAGGACCAGACGAAGACCATCCTCGAGACCGGCACCACGGAGGGCCTGCAGGTGGCCGGCTCCCCGATCGTGCTGCTGACCCTGCGGGGCGCGAAGTCCGGCAAGCTGCGCTACACGCCGGTGATGCGCGTGGAGCACGAAGGCAGTTACGCCGTGGTCGCCTCCAAGGGCGGCGCGGACGAGCACCCGGTCTGGTACTACAACATCAAGGCGCACCCCGAGTTCCCGCTCCAGGACGGGACCGTGACCAAGGACTACGTGGCCCGCGAAGTCGAGGGCGAAGAGCGTGCCGCGTGGTGGGAGCGCTCGGTCGCGGCCTATCCCCCGTACGCCGATTACCAGAAGAAGACCGATCGTCAGATCCCGGTCTTCGTGCTCGAGCCCAAGGCCTGA
- a CDS encoding cyclopropane-fatty-acyl-phospholipid synthase family protein encodes MNKVQTPVGEVFTRLLGPSAEVSITAYDDSRSGPEDAPVAIEVRSPLALTYLMSSPGDLGLARAYVAGALDVKGDLYTALHALASQVDQLTTADRVWLLRKLGPTHLRRVAPPAEELPSRLRRTVQGFRHSKARDSSAIANHYDVSNRFYELVLGPSMAYTCAVFPKAEASLEEAQANKFDLVCRKLGLKPGMRLLDVGCGWGGMAEHAAEHYGVTVLGVTLSREQASWAQKDIVAKGLADRAEVRHSDYRDITETGFDAISSIGLTEHIGARNLDSYFGFLAKRLKPGGRLLNHCITNPDTSVAHHSRGFIDRYVFPDGELEAVGEIVTAMHDSGLEVRHSENLREHYASTLAGWCANLDEHWDEAVAEAGAGRSRVWALYMAACRLAFERREIELHQVLGVKVEPNGEAHLPLRPDWGV; translated from the coding sequence ATGAACAAGGTCCAGACCCCGGTCGGCGAGGTCTTCACGCGGCTGCTCGGCCCGAGCGCGGAGGTGTCGATCACCGCGTACGACGACAGCCGCAGCGGCCCCGAGGACGCCCCGGTGGCGATCGAGGTGCGCTCCCCGCTGGCGCTGACGTACCTGATGTCCTCGCCGGGCGACCTCGGTCTGGCCCGCGCGTACGTGGCGGGCGCGCTGGACGTCAAGGGCGACCTGTACACCGCGTTGCACGCGCTGGCCTCCCAGGTGGACCAGCTGACCACGGCCGACCGCGTCTGGCTGCTGCGCAAACTCGGCCCGACGCACCTGCGCCGCGTGGCGCCGCCCGCCGAGGAGCTGCCGAGCCGCCTTCGCCGTACGGTGCAAGGATTCCGGCACTCGAAGGCGCGTGACAGCAGCGCGATCGCGAACCACTACGACGTGTCCAACCGGTTCTACGAGCTGGTGCTCGGCCCGTCGATGGCGTACACCTGCGCGGTTTTCCCCAAGGCGGAGGCCTCGCTGGAAGAGGCGCAGGCGAACAAGTTCGACCTCGTCTGCCGCAAGCTCGGGCTGAAGCCGGGCATGCGGCTGCTGGACGTCGGCTGCGGCTGGGGCGGCATGGCCGAGCACGCGGCGGAGCACTACGGCGTCACGGTCCTGGGCGTCACGCTGTCGCGGGAGCAGGCGAGCTGGGCGCAGAAGGACATCGTGGCGAAGGGGCTCGCGGACCGCGCCGAGGTCCGCCACTCCGACTACCGCGACATCACCGAGACGGGCTTCGACGCGATCTCGTCGATCGGCCTGACCGAGCACATCGGGGCCCGGAACCTGGACTCCTACTTCGGTTTCCTGGCCAAGCGGCTCAAGCCGGGCGGCCGGCTGCTGAACCACTGCATCACGAACCCGGACACCAGCGTCGCGCACCACTCGCGCGGTTTCATCGACCGCTACGTCTTCCCCGACGGCGAGCTGGAGGCCGTCGGCGAGATCGTCACGGCCATGCACGACAGCGGCCTGGAGGTCCGGCACTCGGAAAACCTGCGCGAGCACTACGCCTCCACGCTCGCCGGCTGGTGCGCGAACCTCGACGAGCACTGGGACGAGGCGGTCGCCGAGGCGGGCGCCGGGCGCAGTCGCGTGTGGGCCCTGTACATGGCCGCCTGCCGCCTGGCGTTCGAACGCCGTGAGATCGAGCTGCACCAGGTCCTCGGCGTGAAGGTCGAGCCGAACGGCGAAGCGCACCTGCCGCTGCGGCCGGACTGGGGCGTCTGA
- a CDS encoding DUF1003 domain-containing protein, which yields MSNTGRRARSRQHPVTTADERVGLNGAMAAALTRVVGSMPALYVVLVVVAGWMALATWGPLHAADPYPFAFLLFLDNVVQLVLCLVILVGQRVLSRAADRRSVQTYENAEAIFARIADLQQHLDRHDQALSRGVSLLESSPHPWIERHQVQPPAQALDQQVTANDRVAAWLTQRLGSMAAFYAAAGTQVIWMGLAALGVQRFDPYPFAFMSFLSTLAQLIFMIVIMVGQGVLGRAGDRRSEQTFYNGEAILHECGRMKARLVAQDRLIDDLSRYTRGELIEDLARAFHDADSHAGHETKRGAGLRARYRGPLPPRWDHLPPERKAMAQAQARQLGEQLATVGCVMVPAFDSALTITLDEGEVALLARQEHERWLADQPSVPPNEPRDRMLPDLAPWDQLPEQTRARRLHVARGIPGLVASVGMQVVRDGRARDGAGEADFTAEEREVLQRAMMSAGMLAALAVGGVDSDEMFALIKTLREASVTHPRRLIRELTAACTFETGLRPGIKYADYQPPALEAISSAAAIVARTAPAELPDFREFLVEVATVVADANQEGGFLGLGAQRRTHAESEAIDAVRKATRREN from the coding sequence GTGAGCAACACCGGCCGCCGGGCCCGGTCGCGCCAGCATCCGGTCACCACCGCGGATGAGCGGGTCGGCCTCAACGGCGCGATGGCGGCCGCGCTGACCCGGGTCGTGGGCTCGATGCCCGCGCTGTACGTGGTGCTGGTCGTCGTCGCGGGGTGGATGGCGCTGGCGACCTGGGGCCCGTTGCACGCGGCGGACCCGTATCCGTTCGCGTTCCTGTTGTTCCTGGACAACGTCGTGCAGCTCGTCCTGTGCCTGGTGATCCTGGTGGGGCAACGGGTGCTGAGCCGGGCCGCGGACCGCCGTTCGGTGCAGACCTACGAGAACGCCGAAGCGATCTTCGCCCGGATCGCGGACCTTCAGCAGCACCTCGACCGGCACGACCAGGCGCTCAGCCGCGGGGTCAGCCTGCTGGAGTCGAGCCCGCACCCGTGGATCGAACGGCACCAGGTGCAGCCCCCGGCCCAGGCGCTGGACCAGCAGGTGACCGCCAACGACCGCGTCGCGGCGTGGCTGACCCAGCGGCTGGGCAGCATGGCCGCCTTCTACGCGGCCGCCGGGACCCAGGTGATCTGGATGGGGCTGGCGGCGCTGGGCGTGCAGCGGTTCGATCCCTACCCGTTCGCGTTCATGTCCTTCCTGTCCACCCTCGCCCAGCTGATCTTCATGATCGTGATCATGGTCGGCCAGGGGGTGCTCGGCCGGGCGGGCGACCGCCGCTCCGAGCAGACGTTCTACAACGGCGAGGCGATCTTGCACGAGTGCGGGCGGATGAAGGCGCGGCTGGTCGCGCAGGACCGCCTCATCGACGACCTCAGCCGCTACACCCGTGGCGAGCTGATCGAGGACCTCGCCCGGGCGTTTCACGACGCCGACAGCCATGCCGGCCACGAAACGAAACGCGGAGCCGGGCTGCGAGCCCGTTACCGCGGCCCACTGCCGCCGCGGTGGGACCACTTGCCGCCGGAGCGCAAGGCGATGGCCCAGGCACAGGCCCGGCAGCTCGGGGAACAGCTGGCCACCGTCGGCTGCGTGATGGTGCCCGCCTTCGACTCGGCCCTGACCATCACTCTCGACGAGGGCGAAGTGGCGCTGCTGGCCCGGCAGGAGCACGAACGATGGCTGGCCGACCAGCCGTCCGTCCCGCCAAATGAGCCCCGGGACCGGATGCTGCCCGATCTCGCGCCCTGGGACCAGCTTCCCGAGCAGACGCGGGCGAGGCGGCTGCATGTGGCGCGCGGCATTCCCGGCCTGGTGGCGAGTGTGGGCATGCAGGTGGTCCGTGACGGACGAGCCCGGGACGGCGCGGGAGAAGCGGACTTCACCGCTGAAGAGCGGGAGGTCCTGCAGCGGGCCATGATGTCGGCGGGAATGCTGGCGGCCCTCGCCGTGGGCGGCGTCGACTCCGACGAGATGTTCGCCCTGATCAAGACTTTGCGCGAGGCCAGCGTCACGCACCCGAGACGGCTCATTCGCGAGCTCACCGCGGCGTGCACCTTCGAAACGGGGCTGCGGCCGGGAATCAAGTACGCCGACTACCAGCCGCCGGCGCTGGAGGCGATCAGCTCGGCCGCCGCCATCGTCGCCCGCACCGCGCCGGCGGAACTGCCGGATTTCCGGGAGTTCCTGGTCGAGGTCGCGACCGTGGTCGCCGACGCGAACCAGGAAGGCGGATTCCTCGGCCTCGGAGCCCAGCGCCGCACCCACGCGGAGAGCGAGGCGATCGACGCCGTCCGGAAGGCGACCCGGCGCGAAAACTGA
- a CDS encoding NADPH:quinone reductase, translating to MRAVTYRSPGGPEVLSLSTREAAEPGAGEVRVRIVVSAVNPTDWKQRQGGGVVAAGESGETVPNQDGAGVVDAIGTGVTGIEVGDRVWVILAAAYGPASGTAQEYTVLPADHVLPLPDGVGFDEGASFAIPGLTAHRALTVAEGGPDRLSPGALEGTTVLVAGGAGAVGNSAIQLARWAGATVITTVSTEAKAALAKAAGAHHVLRYTEPGLEDTIKQLAPDGVDLIVEVAAGVNAELDSRVLRPQGTVAIYGDDGGNGTVGLSFRASAWVNARYQFVILYTLGIGELRAGAESISAAMAGGALAIGEKTGLPIHRFPLADTASAHAASENGAVGKVLIDVTPAG from the coding sequence ATGAGAGCTGTCACTTACCGCAGTCCCGGTGGTCCCGAGGTGCTTTCCCTGTCCACTCGCGAGGCTGCCGAGCCCGGGGCCGGCGAGGTGCGGGTCCGCATCGTGGTGTCCGCGGTGAACCCGACCGACTGGAAGCAGCGCCAGGGCGGGGGTGTCGTCGCCGCGGGCGAATCCGGGGAGACGGTGCCCAATCAGGACGGTGCGGGGGTCGTCGACGCGATCGGGACCGGGGTGACCGGCATCGAGGTGGGCGACCGCGTCTGGGTGATCCTCGCGGCCGCTTACGGGCCGGCGTCCGGCACCGCGCAGGAGTACACCGTGCTGCCCGCCGACCACGTCCTGCCCCTGCCCGACGGCGTCGGGTTCGACGAGGGTGCCAGCTTCGCCATTCCGGGCCTCACCGCGCACCGCGCCCTGACCGTCGCCGAAGGCGGGCCGGACCGGCTCTCCCCGGGCGCGCTCGAAGGCACCACGGTCCTGGTCGCCGGGGGCGCCGGCGCGGTCGGGAACTCCGCCATCCAGCTGGCGCGCTGGGCCGGGGCGACGGTGATCACGACCGTCAGCACCGAGGCGAAGGCCGCGCTCGCGAAGGCGGCCGGCGCCCACCACGTCCTGCGCTACACCGAGCCCGGCCTCGAGGACACGATCAAGCAGCTCGCGCCCGACGGCGTGGATCTGATCGTCGAGGTCGCCGCGGGTGTGAACGCCGAGCTGGACTCACGGGTGCTGCGGCCCCAGGGCACCGTCGCGATCTATGGCGACGACGGCGGGAACGGCACGGTCGGCCTGTCGTTCCGGGCCAGCGCGTGGGTCAACGCGCGCTACCAGTTCGTCATCCTCTACACCCTCGGGATCGGCGAGCTCCGCGCCGGCGCCGAGTCGATCTCGGCCGCCATGGCCGGCGGAGCCCTCGCCATCGGCGAGAAGACCGGGCTGCCGATCCACCGATTCCCCTTGGCGGACACCGCATCCGCGCACGCGGCGTCGGAGAACGGGGCCGTCGGCAAGGTCCTGATCGACGTCACCCCCGCGGGCTGA